From one Ooceraea biroi isolate clonal line C1 chromosome 7, Obir_v5.4, whole genome shotgun sequence genomic stretch:
- the LOC105282799 gene encoding ornithine aminotransferase, mitochondrial, whose amino-acid sequence MDLLVRAALRSIKGPARTLPRFQSQRIRHCRTITSQQVFDRESKYGAHNYHPLPVALCKGEGVFVWDVEGKKYYDFLSAYSAVNQGHCHPRIYKALVEQAKILTLTSRAFYSDILGGFEEYITKLFGYDKWLPMNTGVEGGETACKLARKWGYTRKNIPRYQAKIIFAEGNFWGRTLSAVSSSTDPSSYDGFGPFMPGFELVPYDDLAALEKALADPNVCAFMVEPIQGEAGVVVPKDGYLKGIRELCTKHNVLWIADEVQTGLGRTGKRVAVDHENVKPDVLILGKALSGGFYPVSGVLANDHVMLAIKPGEHGSTYGGNPLGCRIALEALRVLEEEKLAENAEKLGHVFRDELEKLPKEMVEIVRGKGLLNAIVIDKKVDAMDVCLRLKENGLLAKPTHKQIIRLAPPLVITEAQIRECVDIISKTILSYE is encoded by the exons ATGGATTTATTAGTTAGAGCAGCGCTGCGAAGTATCAAAGGACCGGCGAGAACGTTACCGCGCTTTCAATCACAG CGCATTCGACACTGCAGGACTATTACATCTCAACAAGTATTCGATCGTGAGTCCAAGTACGGCGCTCACAATTACCATCCACTTCCTGTGGCCCTGTGCAAAGGTGAAGGCGTTTTTGTGTGGGATGTCGAAGGTAAAAAATACTACGACTTTCTGAGCGCATATTCGGCCGTCAATCAGGGTCACTGTCATCCCAGAATCTACAAAGCACTAGTCGAGCAAGCGAAGATTCTAACTCTTACGTCCCGAGCGTTTTATTCTGATATCTTGGGTGGATTCGAGGAGTATATCACAAAACTTTTCGG GTACGATAAATGGCTACCGATGAATACAGGTGTAGAAGGCGGCGAAACCGCGTGCAAATTGGCGCGCAAATGGGGGTATACCCGTAAAAATATACCTCGGTACCAAGCTAAGATAATATTCGCAGAGGGCAATTTTTGGGGCCGGACCTTGAGCGCGGTTTCGTCGAGCACCGATCCGAGCAGCTACGACGGTTTCGGGCCATTTATGCCAGGTTTTGAACTTGTTCCTTACGATGACCTCGCAGCACTTGAGAAAGCCCTTGCCGATCCGAACGTGTGCGCTTTCATGGTGGAGCCTATTCAGGGTGAGGCTGGCGTAGTGGTTCCCAAG GACGGATACCTGAAGGGAATCAGAGAATTATGCACAAAGCACAATGTCCTGTGGATCGCAGACGAGGTGCAGACTGGCCTAGGAAGAACGGGCAAGCGAGTTGCCGTCGATCATGAAAACGTAAAACCGGACGTCCTGATCTTGGGAAAGGCTCTATCCGGGGGATTTTATCCAGTTTCCGGCGTGCTGGCGAACGATCATGTCATGCTCGCTATCAAGCCAGGGGAGCATGGCTCAACCTATGGCGGTAATCCGCTCGGATGCAGGATCGCCCTCGAGGCGCTCCGCGTTTTAGAGGAAGAAAAGCTCGCCGAGAACGCGGAGAAGCTCGGCCACGTGTTCAGGGATGAACTCGAGAAGTTACCAAAAGAAATGGTCGAAATAGTGAGGGGAAAGGGCCTCCTGAATGCCATCGTCATCGACAAGAAGGTCGACGCGATGGACGTATGCCTAAGGCTGAAGGAAAACGGCCTGCTGGCCAAACCAACGCACAAGCAAATCATTCGTCTGGCGCCACCGTTGGTTATCACAGAGGCGCAGATACGCGAGTGTGTGGACATTATTTCGAAGACTATCCTTTCGTACGAGTAA